From the genome of Papaver somniferum cultivar HN1 chromosome 2, ASM357369v1, whole genome shotgun sequence, one region includes:
- the LOC113346782 gene encoding serine/threonine-protein kinase BSK1-like: MGCCQSSFLRETHPEKLQKNRGLSLNPSIINTTGGDSDQGGVGGGVVGGATPVFSEYSFTDLKAATNNFSSDYIVSESGEKAPNLVYKGRLQNRRWIAVKKFTKLAWPDPKQFVEEASGVGRLRHRRLANLIGYCCDGDERLLVAEYMPNDTLAKHLFHWESQTIEWAMRLRVALYIAEALEYCSTKGHKLYHDLNAYRVLFDEDGDPRLSCFGLMKNSRDGKSYSTNLAYTPPEYLRNGRVTPESVIFSCGTILLDLLSGKHIPPSHALDMIRGKNILLLMDSHLEGKFSTEEATVVVGLASECLQYEPRERPNLQKLVEILEPLQPKPEVPSYVMLGIPKQEEAPATPQHPLSPMGEACQRMDLTAIHQILVTSHYRDDEGTNELSFQEWTQQMRDMLEARKRGDFAFRDKDFKTAIDCYSQFIDVGTMVSPTVYARRSLCHLLSDQPDAALRDAMQAQCVYPDWPTAFYMQAVALAKLNMDKDAADMLNEAAGLEEKRQRR; this comes from the exons ATGGGTTGTTGCCAATCGTCATTTTTAAGAGAAACCCATCCAGAAAAACTGCAGAAAAATCGAGGGTTATCATTAAATCCGTCTATAATAAACACTACAGGTGGTGATTCTGACCaaggtggtgttggtggtggtgttgttggaGGTGCAACACCAGTGTTTTCTGAGTATTCTTTCACAGACCTTAAAGCTGCTACTAATAATTTCAGTTCAGATTATATAGTTTCAGAGAGTGGTGAAAAAGCCCCTAATCTTGTTTATAAGGGTCGTCTTCAAAATCGTCGTTGGATCGCTGTTAAGAAATTTACTAAGTTAGCTTGGCCTGATCCTAAACAATTTGTG GAAGAAGCATCTGGGGTTGGGAGGTTGAGACATAGAAGACTAGCTAATCTGATTGGGTACTGTTGTGATGGGGATGAGAGATTGCTTGTTGCTGAGTATATGCCTAATGATACCCTTGCAAAGCATTTATTTCACT GGGAAAGTCAAACTATTGAGTGGGCCATGCGTCTAAGAGTTGCTCTGTACATTGCTGAGGCCTTAGAGTATTGTAGTACCAAAGGGCATAAACTGTATCATGACCTGAATGCTTACCGGGTTCTCTTTGATGAG gaTGGCGATCCTCGGCTTTCTTGTTTTGGTCTTATGAAAAATAGCAGGGACGGGAAGAGTTACAGCACGAATCTTGCTTATACCCCTCCTGAGTATCTAAGGAACG GAAGGGTTACCCCTGAAAGTGTAATCTTCAGCTGTGGCACGATTCTCTTGGATCTTCTTAGTGGAAAGCATATCCCTCCAAGTCAT GCTCTTGATATGATACGTGGCAAAAACATCCTCCTCCTCATGGATTCACATTTAGAGGGAAAATTTTCAACAGAAGAGGCAACTGTGGTTGTTGGCCTTGCTTCTGAGTGTTTACAGTATGAACCTAGAGAGAGACCCAATTTGCAAAAGCTTGTCGAGATTTTGGAGCCACTTCAGCCAAAACCTGAA GTTCCATCTTATGTGATGCTAGGCATACCAAAGCAGGAGGAAGCCCCTGCAACCCCCCAACATCCGCTCTCCCCAATGGGTGAGGCATGTCAACGTATGGATCTAACGGCTATCCATCAGATTTTGGTGACGTCACACTACAGAGACGATGAAGGAACTAATGAG TTATCTTTCCAAGAGTGGACACAACAAATGAGAGATATGTTGGAAGCAAGGAAGCGTGGGGACTTCGCCTTCCGTGACAAAGATTTTAAAACTGCTATAGACTGTTACTCTCAG TTTATTGATGTGGGGACGATGGTTTCACCGACCGTTTATGCAAGACGTAGTCTCTGCCATCTCCTCAGCGACCAGCCAGATGCAGCTCTCCGGGATGCTATGCAAGCACAATGTGTATACCCTGATTGGCCCACAGCTTTCTATATGCAGGCAGTTGCCTTGGCTAAACTGAACATGGACAAGGATgcagcagacatgttgaatgaGGCTGCTGGACTAGAAGAAAAGAGGCAACGAAGATAA
- the LOC113350621 gene encoding uncharacterized protein LOC113350621, translating into MASRIRRSVSFSHPISSPKTNHTRSSSLPCRSHPLISQLQDEIKNLKIWEANPNLKTSAWLNEGLTMLKNVHDSFGDLLHLSQTRDSFRRRSEWVESLLEDYLRFVDVYGIFRASIVSIKEEQLKLEMSLRRNSESMISLYARERKKMNKDMMKIVSSNVRFTGKYLIPVTTMVESNSADFELSIVLRDVNDVTQMVTMCLIKGVSSSIEIKRNSWKNLKNLWNNKKKTSDKEEGIKEVVEAIKSLSELRINGEGDKNRKERSKALEKLECLDECIEEIENGMSEVKVIIIIIASCDSGMLETDLYAKYDGAALISDYIFLTPAPV; encoded by the exons ATGGCATCAAGAATTCGCAGAAGTGTTTCATTTTCACACCCAATTTCATCACCAAAAACTAACCATACAAGATCATCAAGTCTTCCATGTAGATCTCATCCCTTAATTTCTCAACTTCAAGATGAaattaaaaatctcaaaatttggGAAGCAAATCCTAATTTGAAAACTTCTGCTTGGCTGAATGAAGGTTTGACTATGCTTAAGAATGTACATGATTCTTTTGGTGATCTACTTCATCTATCACAAACACGAGATTCATTTCGTCGTAGATCTGAATGGGTTGAATCTCTTCTAGAAGATTATCTTCGGTTCGTCGATGTTTATGGAATTTTTAGAGCTTCAATTGTTTCAATAAAAGAGGAGCAGTTGAAACTAGAGATGTCTTTAAGAAGAAACAGTGAATCAATGATTTCATTGTATgctagagaaagaaagaaaatgaataaagatatgaTGAAAATTGTATCTTCAAATGTTAGATTTACAGGAAAATATTTAATTCCTGTAACAACAATGGTGGAATCAAATTCTGCTGATTTTGAGTTATCTATTGTTCTTAGAGATGTGAATGATGTAACACAAATGGTTACAATGTGTTTGATTAAAGGAGTTTCTTCTTCCATTGAAATTAAGAGAAATTCTTGGAAAAATCtgaagaacttgtggaataataaaaagaaaacgaGTGACAAAGAAGAAGGAATCAAAGAAGTTGTAGAAGCCATTAAAAGTTTATCTGAGTTGAGAATTAACGGTGAAGGAGATAAAAACAGAAAAGAGAGAAGCAAGGCTTTAGAAAAGTTGGAATGTTTAGATGAATGTATTGAAGAGATTGAAAATGGAA TGAGTGAA GTCAAGGTAATAATCATCATCATTGCAAGTTGCGACTCTGGAATGCTTGAGACGGACTTATATGCTAAATATGATGGAGCTGCACTGATTAGTGATTACATATTCTTAACTCCAGCTCCAGTGTAG